From the genome of Scytonema hofmannii PCC 7110, one region includes:
- a CDS encoding pPIWI_RE module domain-containing protein has product MSKVSNILPGAWEPKQDDVKYEIFSLHVPTAWQQVAQSLASKRANGGFSKYSSVPVSSVDRIITASFPQIIKTQRFGWQRPGIPWLFATETVNIASLPMFVKDWLREEFSWCLGEEEVDSRLENLNDDDWCWEEEPITNPFWYQQNSEYKIDFRFQVLPDYLAKEFLKNPTVCFDGNAQYQLTFYQVVRLDQGAELMSWPPYRVPLIKVVKEENINQEQVIGEAYISFVIQFKLHTVPWRSQPMIYHQLSIRRWIAEPLERLPYRGASAYIGDNRRWLDGLDQPFCFIPLAMKRPGKKAQWSRAISELLKINDSSLPEPEALAQQPKYNWSAFGENPIGIQVAIAYDTRHRGDAPCIPGVSPLDLASLDRAIQERLPVLRVGEAVRIEPKQPDFWQLTSSPKTPMLRPEIVTPAVFRSPENSPNTILLLWETQECRDALIKELCRLLSLSASEQTKTYTTMTGVQGEAAIYKGKHGSICIKTQHVQDLTQRLDIDPSDKSKSRQQKRIHLMDERIKHIVSSLPKPEGLSGALIEIRPKKSYFPPESDPKLALRIGAMKAGYVNQHLHAVTARKKTGEEYVTPSAANRVQRAVSDLLRQFGILPAPLIAFDKDGIEPNVWLTCFYVLRRTRKTTASNKATTVVLMVRVNPVAGIVQLTTPSLFPTWVSYPEAMENLIYEKWDTDSYVNGTTTEINDEQKSSDIKQEQKLLNQFVADCLKDCLSTSIEKEQNPRVLFMVEAQNARKMLTWLQNPEFLANVLLEGLDLTEQEKNRLWVVRLRVANNSEVPVAIVKDSPGSRSSIGGVFRWQNVCDSAKNTVYLSLRKLLNTEQVLLRRSQSRLDNGSRPAGNPKLLEIAIVHYPGIERDQLAGLVHSLRNRWPYFADDVSLPFPFPFATLAKEYAVSAKDEVELEDLEELEDVEEFLQ; this is encoded by the coding sequence AACCGAAACTGTTAATATCGCCTCGTTGCCAATGTTTGTTAAAGATTGGTTGCGAGAGGAATTTAGTTGGTGCTTGGGGGAAGAAGAGGTTGATTCTCGTCTTGAAAATCTCAATGATGATGATTGGTGTTGGGAAGAAGAACCAATTACCAATCCTTTCTGGTATCAACAAAACAGTGAATATAAAATTGATTTTCGTTTTCAGGTTTTACCAGATTATCTTGCTAAAGAATTCCTCAAAAACCCAACTGTCTGCTTCGATGGAAATGCTCAGTATCAACTCACGTTTTACCAAGTCGTAAGGCTCGACCAAGGAGCCGAACTTATGTCATGGCCTCCTTATCGGGTTCCACTCATTAAGGTTGTTAAAGAAGAAAATATCAACCAAGAACAAGTAATAGGCGAAGCATACATCTCGTTTGTTATTCAATTCAAACTACACACAGTTCCTTGGCGGAGTCAGCCGATGATTTACCATCAGCTTTCAATTCGACGTTGGATCGCTGAACCTTTAGAACGCCTCCCTTACCGAGGTGCTAGTGCATACATTGGCGATAATCGACGCTGGTTAGATGGCTTAGACCAACCATTTTGTTTTATTCCTCTAGCTATGAAGCGCCCAGGAAAGAAAGCACAATGGTCTAGAGCCATTAGCGAACTGTTGAAAATTAACGACTCCTCACTCCCTGAGCCTGAAGCTCTAGCACAACAACCAAAGTACAACTGGTCAGCATTTGGTGAGAATCCCATTGGTATACAAGTTGCGATCGCTTACGATACCCGACATCGCGGTGATGCTCCTTGTATACCTGGTGTGAGTCCATTGGACTTAGCTAGTTTGGATCGAGCTATTCAAGAACGTCTTCCTGTTCTTCGAGTAGGTGAAGCGGTCAGAATAGAACCCAAGCAACCAGATTTTTGGCAACTTACAAGCTCGCCTAAAACTCCGATGCTGCGTCCAGAAATCGTTACACCTGCTGTTTTTCGCTCCCCTGAAAATTCTCCAAACACGATACTGCTTCTATGGGAAACACAAGAATGCCGAGACGCGCTGATTAAAGAACTCTGCCGATTACTTTCTCTGTCAGCAAGCGAGCAAACTAAAACTTACACAACTATGACAGGAGTACAAGGCGAAGCGGCTATTTACAAAGGAAAGCATGGTTCAATTTGTATTAAAACTCAGCACGTCCAAGACTTAACCCAAAGACTTGATATCGATCCTTCGGATAAAAGCAAAAGCCGACAGCAAAAACGCATTCATTTAATGGATGAACGTATTAAACATATAGTTTCGTCCTTACCCAAACCAGAAGGACTAAGTGGAGCATTAATTGAAATTAGACCAAAGAAATCATACTTTCCACCAGAATCCGATCCCAAATTGGCATTACGAATTGGAGCAATGAAAGCTGGTTATGTTAATCAGCATCTTCATGCCGTGACAGCTCGTAAAAAGACTGGTGAAGAATATGTAACTCCATCTGCTGCCAATCGAGTGCAAAGAGCGGTATCGGACTTGCTCCGGCAATTTGGAATTTTGCCTGCTCCTTTAATCGCTTTTGACAAGGATGGCATAGAACCCAATGTATGGTTAACTTGTTTTTACGTTTTACGCCGCACGCGAAAAACAACAGCCAGTAACAAGGCTACCACAGTGGTGTTGATGGTACGAGTTAACCCTGTTGCAGGAATAGTACAACTGACCACCCCTTCTTTATTTCCCACATGGGTATCGTATCCAGAGGCAATGGAAAACCTAATTTATGAAAAATGGGATACTGATTCCTATGTTAATGGAACGACTACTGAAATTAATGATGAACAAAAGTCTAGTGATATCAAACAAGAGCAAAAGCTACTTAATCAATTTGTTGCTGATTGTTTAAAAGATTGTTTGAGTACCTCAATTGAAAAGGAGCAAAATCCCCGCGTACTCTTTATGGTGGAAGCACAAAACGCCCGCAAGATGTTGACATGGCTTCAGAACCCTGAATTTCTAGCCAATGTTTTACTTGAAGGACTTGATTTAACAGAACAAGAGAAAAATCGTTTGTGGGTGGTGCGATTGAGAGTGGCTAACAATAGTGAAGTTCCGGTTGCTATTGTCAAAGATTCTCCTGGTAGCAGAAGTAGTATCGGTGGTGTATTTCGCTGGCAAAATGTTTGTGACAGTGCTAAAAATACAGTCTATTTAAGTTTACGTAAACTCCTAAACACAGAGCAGGTTTTATTACGCCGATCGCAGTCTCGGCTGGATAATGGTAGCAGACCAGCTGGAAATCCTAAACTTTTAGAAATCGCTATTGTACATTATCCAGGAATTGAACGCGATCAACTAGCTGGTTTGGTTCATAGTCTTAGAAATCGCTGGCCTTATTTTGCAGATGATGTTTCTTTGCCGTTTCCTTTTCCCTTTGCTACATTAGCCAAAGAGTATGCGGTCAGCGCTAAGGATGAGGTGGAATTAGAAGATTTAGAGGAACTGGAAGACGTGGAGGAATTTCTTCAGTAA
- a CDS encoding glycosyltransferase family 4 protein: MRIAQVAPLWERVPPPAYGGIELVVGLLTDELVRRGHEVTLFASGDSLTLAKLQSVHPVAIRLDPKVKEYGVYESLQLSWVYEQAQEFDIIHSHMGYAALSYANLVKTPTIHTLHGIFTPDNEKLFQHARSQPYVSISNSQRESNLELNYAATVYNAIDVNSHKFYPVPDNPPYLAFLGRMSQEKGPHLAIAIAKQVGLPLKMAGKVDEFNRNFFEREVQPLIDGKQIQYLGEADHHQKNELMGRAIATLFPITWREPFGLVMIESMVAGTPVIAMNIGSTPEVIAHERTGFLCNNLEECVQAVSKIAEIDRYTCRTYVENRFNVQNMTDGYEAVYHQILATRFVQNRHLHKLKVPTATMSIPSHRA, encoded by the coding sequence ATGCGGATTGCTCAAGTCGCCCCTTTATGGGAAAGGGTTCCACCTCCAGCTTACGGAGGGATTGAGTTAGTGGTGGGGCTACTGACTGATGAACTGGTTCGACGCGGACATGAAGTCACGCTATTTGCATCAGGAGATTCTCTGACTCTTGCTAAATTACAATCCGTTCATCCCGTTGCTATAAGACTCGATCCCAAGGTAAAAGAATACGGTGTTTATGAGTCCTTACAACTGAGTTGGGTATACGAGCAAGCACAGGAGTTCGACATCATTCACTCTCACATGGGCTACGCTGCATTAAGCTATGCAAATTTAGTAAAAACACCTACAATACATACATTACATGGAATTTTTACACCTGATAACGAAAAGTTATTTCAACACGCACGCTCTCAACCATACGTTAGTATTTCCAATTCGCAACGAGAATCAAATTTAGAGCTCAATTATGCTGCAACAGTTTACAATGCTATTGATGTTAATAGCCATAAATTTTATCCCGTTCCAGATAACCCACCTTATCTAGCTTTTCTAGGTCGAATGTCACAAGAAAAGGGACCGCATCTCGCAATTGCTATTGCCAAACAGGTGGGTTTACCATTGAAAATGGCAGGTAAAGTCGATGAGTTTAATAGAAACTTTTTTGAAAGAGAAGTTCAGCCTCTGATTGATGGAAAGCAAATTCAGTATTTGGGTGAAGCCGACCACCATCAAAAAAACGAACTTATGGGTCGTGCGATCGCAACTCTATTTCCCATTACCTGGCGAGAGCCATTTGGCTTAGTTATGATTGAATCAATGGTAGCGGGTACACCAGTCATTGCAATGAACATTGGGTCTACGCCAGAGGTCATTGCCCACGAGCGGACAGGCTTTTTGTGCAATAATTTAGAAGAGTGCGTTCAAGCTGTCAGCAAAATCGCGGAGATAGACCGTTACACCTGTCGTACCTATGTTGAAAACCGCTTTAACGTTCAAAACATGACAGATGGCTATGAGGCTGTTTATCATCAAATTTTAGCGACACGGTTTGTTCAAAATCGACATTTGCATAAATTGAAAGTGCCTACTGCCACTATGAGTATACCCAGTCATCGCGCCTAA